Proteins from a genomic interval of Treponema brennaborense DSM 12168:
- a CDS encoding ATP-binding protein: MHYTLCDMIADLAQNAVEADAGRVTVEFIETESDIAFYIRDNGKGMSAETLERVKDPFYTDGTKHPGRKIGLGIPFLIQTAAETGGEWNITSREGEGTTVYGKFDLKNIDTPPIGDVTGLFRQILMMPDMCARSERCEIEIIRKRNRSETVPAGRFEYRISRSDLLGALGELQTAASLALLGDFLLSQERDLESEHEET, translated from the coding sequence GTGCATTACACCTTGTGCGACATGATAGCCGATTTGGCACAAAACGCCGTGGAGGCGGACGCCGGTCGGGTAACTGTCGAATTTATAGAGACGGAATCGGATATAGCGTTTTATATCCGCGATAACGGAAAAGGCATGAGTGCGGAAACGCTCGAACGTGTCAAAGATCCGTTTTATACGGACGGAACGAAACATCCGGGCAGAAAAATCGGACTCGGCATCCCGTTTTTGATCCAAACCGCCGCCGAAACGGGCGGAGAGTGGAACATCACCTCCCGGGAGGGAGAGGGAACGACCGTGTACGGAAAATTCGATCTGAAAAATATCGATACGCCGCCTATCGGAGACGTAACGGGGCTTTTCAGACAGATTCTGATGATGCCCGATATGTGTGCCCGTTCGGAACGCTGCGAAATTGAAATTATCAGAAAACGGAACCGCTCCGAAACGGTTCCTGCCGGCCGGTTTGAATACCGGATCAGCCGCTCCGATTTGCTCGGCGCGCTGGGGGAATTGCAGACTGCCGCTTCACTGGCGCTTCTGGGAGATTTTCTTTTATCGCAGGAACGTGATTTGGAATCGGAACATGAGGAGACTTGA
- the nuoF gene encoding NADH-quinone oxidoreductase subunit NuoF, with translation MAFTHYILVCGGTGCESSSADDIFRNLHEEAKNYNVADKVQIVKTGCFGFCEKGPIVKVLPEDSFYVEVKPEDAKDIIAEQVVKGREVTRLLYNKEKKSLEAVEDIQFYQKQLRIVLRNCGVINPENINEYIARDGYLALEKALFELTPEQIVDEIKKSGLRGRGGAGFPTGLKWEAGMKASGDVKYVVCNADEGDPGAYMDRSTIEGDPHSIIEAMIICGKAIGAHQGFVYIRAEYPLAIDRLRIAMAQAHENGLLGKNILGSGFDFDIEIRLGAGAFVCGEETALLRSIEGQRGMPTPKPPFPAQCGLWGKPTVINNVETWANIPVILTKGADWFNKIGTDDSKGTKVFALTGKVNNSGLVEVPMGTTLREIIFEIGGGIKNGKKFKGVQTGGPSGGIITEEHLDTPIDFGALIKLGSMMGSGGMIVMDEDDCVVDVAKFYMEFCVDESCGKCSPCRIGTRQMYTILEKISRGNGEMDDLQKLKDIGQAMKTSSLCALGQSAPNPTLSTIRKFEQEYIDHIRNKKCAAGKCKKLISFFITEKCIGCGACARQCPANCITGEKKMRHTIEQSKCLKCGACETTCKFNAIVKK, from the coding sequence ATGGCATTCACTCATTATATTCTGGTATGCGGCGGGACCGGTTGCGAGTCCAGCAGTGCGGATGATATTTTCAGGAATCTGCACGAAGAGGCAAAAAATTACAACGTTGCCGATAAAGTACAGATCGTAAAAACGGGCTGCTTCGGCTTTTGTGAAAAAGGTCCGATCGTAAAAGTGCTGCCGGAAGATTCGTTTTACGTCGAAGTAAAACCGGAAGACGCGAAAGACATCATCGCCGAACAGGTGGTAAAAGGGCGCGAGGTTACCCGCCTTTTGTATAATAAAGAAAAAAAGAGCCTTGAAGCCGTTGAAGACATTCAGTTTTATCAAAAACAGCTGCGCATCGTGTTGCGTAACTGCGGCGTCATAAATCCCGAAAATATCAACGAATACATTGCCCGCGACGGTTATCTCGCGCTTGAAAAAGCGCTGTTCGAGCTGACGCCGGAACAGATTGTGGACGAAATCAAGAAATCCGGGCTGCGCGGACGCGGCGGCGCGGGATTTCCGACCGGACTGAAGTGGGAAGCCGGAATGAAGGCGAGCGGCGACGTAAAATACGTCGTCTGCAACGCGGACGAAGGCGATCCGGGCGCGTACATGGACCGTTCCACTATTGAAGGCGATCCGCATTCGATTATCGAAGCCATGATCATCTGCGGAAAGGCGATCGGCGCCCATCAAGGTTTCGTGTATATCCGCGCCGAATATCCGCTGGCGATCGACCGTCTGCGTATCGCGATGGCACAGGCGCATGAAAACGGGCTGCTCGGCAAAAACATCCTGGGTTCCGGCTTCGATTTCGACATCGAGATCCGTTTGGGTGCGGGCGCGTTCGTCTGCGGTGAAGAGACCGCGCTTTTGCGCTCGATCGAAGGTCAGCGCGGTATGCCGACGCCGAAACCGCCGTTTCCGGCGCAGTGCGGCTTGTGGGGCAAGCCGACGGTTATCAACAACGTCGAGACTTGGGCGAACATTCCCGTTATCCTGACCAAAGGCGCCGACTGGTTCAACAAGATCGGTACGGACGATTCCAAAGGCACCAAAGTGTTCGCGCTGACCGGCAAGGTGAACAACTCCGGTTTGGTCGAGGTTCCGATGGGAACGACGCTGCGTGAAATCATTTTCGAGATCGGCGGCGGCATCAAAAACGGCAAGAAATTCAAAGGCGTACAGACCGGCGGTCCTTCCGGCGGTATCATTACGGAAGAACATCTGGATACGCCGATCGACTTCGGCGCGCTCATAAAACTCGGTTCGATGATGGGATCCGGCGGTATGATCGTCATGGACGAAGACGACTGCGTGGTCGACGTCGCCAAATTCTACATGGAATTCTGCGTCGACGAAAGCTGCGGAAAATGTTCGCCGTGCCGTATCGGTACGCGGCAGATGTACACGATTCTGGAAAAAATTTCGCGCGGAAACGGCGAAATGGACGATCTGCAAAAACTGAAGGACATCGGACAGGCTATGAAAACGTCTTCGTTGTGCGCGCTCGGTCAGTCCGCGCCGAATCCGACGCTGTCGACTATCAGAAAATTCGAGCAGGAATACATCGATCATATCCGGAATAAAAAATGCGCCGCCGGCAAATGCAAAAAACTCATCAGTTTTTTCATTACCGAAAAATGTATCGGCTGCGGTGCGTGCGCGCGTCAGTGCCCGGCGAACTGTATTACCGGTGAAAAGAAAATGCGTCATACGATTGAACAGTCGAAGTGTCTCAAATGCGGTGCGTGCGAGACTACCTGTAAGTTCAACGCGATCGTAAAGAAATAG
- a CDS encoding (2Fe-2S) ferredoxin domain-containing protein, whose amino-acid sequence MAKMSLDELRKLRGQMKTELDKRDSEGKTFQIIVGMGTCGIAAGAKPTLEAFIKELDAKGMAGSVIIRQTGCMGMCANEPTVEVIAPDMPAVIYGNVTPEVAKQIVQTHLIDKKLLDKLILDRPSADIVKN is encoded by the coding sequence ATGGCTAAGATGTCGCTTGACGAACTGCGCAAACTGCGCGGTCAGATGAAAACTGAACTTGATAAACGGGATTCGGAAGGCAAAACCTTTCAGATCATCGTCGGCATGGGAACGTGCGGAATCGCTGCGGGAGCCAAACCGACGCTCGAAGCTTTTATTAAAGAACTCGATGCAAAAGGAATGGCCGGCAGCGTTATCATCCGTCAGACCGGCTGTATGGGAATGTGCGCGAACGAACCGACGGTTGAAGTCATCGCGCCGGATATGCCCGCCGTCATTTACGGCAACGTAACGCCGGAAGTTGCGAAACAGATCGTACAGACGCACCTTATCGATAAAAAACTGCTGGACAAACTGATTTTGGATCGTCCTTCGGCAGATATCGTAAAAAATTAA